In Pseudoalteromonas shioyasakiensis, one DNA window encodes the following:
- a CDS encoding ATP-binding protein — protein sequence MSIRKRLTLLILSMVILTCFLAFTKGYRESMNQAEALLDNELVTLAHVLIEQPLNKETPAYTSDLPQLLFQVWVDDSLASSSKSLQHNSSNQSQWQTGFSVENLAGQRVKVYRLSEGNKRVLIAEPLSKRVALTETVILSAMTPLLWSVPILALLISVFVKQGLAPLTRLSNQLKHRQANDFTAIPWQTPEQEIKPVISRLNDLFKRVESAYLRERFFASDAAHELRTPLSSLKINVHNLVAQGVESVELDAMEQGVDKLSNIVEQMLILGRTYPEQWQAQFSAVSVLEISQQVASQLYDRIDEKEHTISIDGDDFIIAGDEFTLLTLFGNLLSNAIKYTPAAGEICITLKTENNRFIWQIDDSGPGIDEAQKQRIFNRFYRVGGDKHPSGEQGAGLGMAIVEHIVSIYNADIALADSHLGGLRVSVSFMQGDVSE from the coding sequence GTGTCAATTCGTAAAAGGCTGACTCTACTTATTTTGTCTATGGTGATCTTAACCTGCTTTTTGGCTTTTACTAAAGGTTACCGTGAAAGTATGAATCAGGCTGAAGCATTGCTCGATAATGAGCTGGTAACGCTGGCGCATGTGTTGATTGAGCAGCCCCTCAATAAAGAAACTCCAGCTTATACCAGTGATTTACCGCAGTTATTATTTCAAGTTTGGGTTGATGATAGCTTGGCCTCAAGCTCAAAATCATTGCAGCACAACTCTAGCAATCAAAGTCAGTGGCAAACTGGGTTTAGTGTTGAGAACTTGGCTGGGCAACGAGTCAAAGTGTATCGCTTAAGCGAAGGTAATAAGCGCGTGCTTATTGCAGAACCTTTGAGTAAACGTGTGGCGCTAACCGAAACCGTGATTTTGTCGGCCATGACGCCGCTGTTATGGAGTGTACCTATCCTTGCCCTTCTTATTAGTGTGTTTGTAAAACAAGGGCTTGCACCACTAACGCGGTTATCAAATCAACTTAAACATCGTCAAGCAAATGACTTTACAGCTATTCCTTGGCAAACCCCAGAGCAAGAAATAAAACCCGTAATTAGCCGCTTGAACGATCTATTCAAACGGGTTGAAAGTGCCTATTTACGAGAGCGCTTTTTTGCCTCTGATGCGGCCCATGAACTGCGCACCCCGCTCAGTAGTTTAAAAATCAATGTTCATAATTTAGTGGCTCAAGGTGTCGAGAGTGTCGAGCTTGATGCGATGGAACAAGGCGTTGATAAACTAAGTAATATCGTTGAGCAAATGCTGATTTTGGGGCGTACGTATCCAGAGCAATGGCAAGCGCAATTTAGCGCGGTATCAGTGTTAGAAATTAGCCAGCAGGTTGCCTCACAACTTTATGATCGTATTGATGAAAAAGAGCATACTATTAGCATTGATGGCGATGATTTTATCATCGCCGGTGATGAGTTTACCTTGCTCACTTTGTTTGGCAATTTACTAAGTAACGCCATAAAATATACCCCAGCTGCGGGAGAGATTTGTATTACTCTGAAAACCGAAAATAATCGTTTTATCTGGCAAATAGATGACTCGGGACCCGGTATTGATGAAGCTCAAAAACAGCGCATTTTTAACCGTTTTTATCGTGTGGGTGGCGATAAACATCCATCAGGTGAGCAAGGAGCCGGGCTTGGTATGGCCATTGTTGAGCACATAGTGTCGATTTATAACGCTGATATTGCTTTAGCTGACAGTCACCTTGGTGGCTTGCGAGTGAGTGTCTCTTTTATGCAAGGAGATGTCAGTGAATAA
- the udk gene encoding uridine kinase, producing the protein MTRTIIAIAGASASGKSLFSKTIYNELVNELEPGAIAVIEEDAYYKDQSHLPFDHRTQTNYDHPDAFEHELLHEHLLQLRAGKSVDVPTYDYAMHTRSDESRRVAPAKVLIVEGILLLSDPALRKEFDIKVFIDTPLDICLMRRMQRDMEQRGRTLQSVVDQYQATVRPMFYQFIEPSKHKADLVVTRGGMNRVAIDIIKSKIKYLLQQ; encoded by the coding sequence GTGACACGAACAATTATAGCTATTGCTGGCGCATCTGCGTCGGGCAAGTCTCTTTTTAGCAAGACAATTTATAACGAATTAGTCAATGAGCTTGAACCGGGCGCGATCGCAGTGATCGAAGAAGATGCTTATTACAAAGACCAGTCGCATTTGCCGTTTGACCATCGAACGCAAACCAATTACGACCATCCTGATGCTTTCGAGCATGAGCTTTTGCATGAGCACTTACTTCAGTTACGCGCTGGAAAATCAGTAGACGTACCAACTTATGACTATGCAATGCACACCCGCAGCGATGAATCGCGTCGAGTGGCACCTGCAAAAGTACTTATCGTTGAAGGTATTTTGCTACTGAGTGATCCGGCACTTCGAAAAGAATTTGATATTAAGGTGTTCATTGATACACCGTTAGATATCTGCCTTATGCGCCGTATGCAACGAGATATGGAGCAGCGTGGCAGAACATTACAGTCCGTTGTTGATCAATATCAAGCGACAGTGCGACCTATGTTTTATCAGTTTATTGAGCCATCAAAGCACAAAGCTGATCTCGTAGTCACACGCGGCGGTATGAATCGCGTTGCCATTGATATAATTAAAAGTAAAATAAAATATTTACTGCAACAATAA
- a CDS encoding phosphopentomutase yields the protein MARALILMADSLGIGAAPDAEQFGDVGANTFAHLLKAYAEETGEHLSLPNLTRLGLADACEAAGKEPCLVSDRQAPIGAWGYAKELSSGKDTPSGHWEMAGVPVLFDWGYFPNTQPCFPQEFVDELIARAGIPGILGNCYASGTTILEQLGEEHMQTGMPICYTSVDSVFQIAAHEESFGLEKLYQVCEIARALLDEMNIGRVIARPFLGSSRDDFARTGNRRDYSVLPPSPTLLDKLSQDGGEVISIGKIADIYAHQGITQKHKAPGLMNLLEKTSEVIASAPDHSLIFTNLVDFDEKYGHRRNAVGYAKALKEFDDYLPTILNQLNSDDVLIITADHGCDPTAAGTDHTREYVPVLAYQPGMTNTPLGERASFADIGQTLAQWFNLPALEYGDGFNDKLLANKKGNQ from the coding sequence ATGGCAAGAGCACTCATCTTAATGGCAGATAGCCTAGGAATTGGCGCAGCACCTGACGCAGAGCAGTTTGGTGACGTAGGCGCAAATACCTTTGCTCATTTACTTAAAGCCTATGCAGAAGAAACTGGTGAGCACTTATCGCTACCTAATCTTACCCGTTTAGGTTTAGCTGATGCATGCGAAGCCGCAGGTAAAGAACCTTGTTTAGTCAGTGACCGACAAGCACCTATTGGCGCATGGGGTTACGCTAAAGAGTTATCAAGTGGTAAAGACACGCCTTCAGGGCACTGGGAAATGGCCGGTGTACCTGTGTTGTTTGATTGGGGTTATTTCCCAAATACACAGCCGTGTTTTCCACAAGAATTTGTTGACGAGCTAATTGCTCGCGCAGGTATTCCTGGCATTTTAGGTAACTGTTATGCCTCAGGAACAACCATTTTAGAACAACTAGGTGAAGAACATATGCAAACCGGCATGCCGATTTGCTACACCTCAGTTGATAGCGTGTTTCAAATAGCCGCGCACGAAGAATCATTTGGACTGGAGAAACTTTATCAGGTTTGCGAAATCGCACGGGCGCTGCTTGATGAAATGAACATAGGAAGAGTGATTGCGCGGCCATTTTTGGGTTCGAGCCGTGACGATTTTGCCCGTACAGGCAATCGTCGTGACTATTCGGTGCTGCCACCGTCGCCAACCTTGCTTGATAAATTATCGCAAGACGGCGGTGAAGTGATCAGTATTGGTAAGATTGCTGATATCTATGCGCACCAAGGCATCACCCAAAAACACAAAGCGCCAGGGCTAATGAACTTGCTTGAGAAAACCTCAGAAGTAATCGCAAGCGCACCTGACCATAGTTTGATTTTTACAAACTTAGTTGATTTTGATGAAAAGTACGGTCATCGCCGTAATGCAGTTGGCTATGCTAAAGCATTAAAAGAGTTTGATGATTATCTACCGACCATCTTAAATCAGCTAAATAGTGATGATGTGTTAATTATCACGGCCGATCACGGATGTGATCCAACAGCAGCAGGCACTGACCATACACGTGAATACGTGCCAGTACTTGCATACCAACCGGGAATGACAAACACCCCGCTTGGCGAACGAGCTAGTTTTGCAGACATAGGTCAAACCCTTGCCCAGTGGTTTAATCTTCCTGCACTTGAATACGGTGATGGCTTTAACGACAAGCTATTAGCGAACAAAAAAGGAAACCAATAA
- a CDS encoding substrate-binding periplasmic protein, with translation MNYLRLYLLILFFSWPALSKPTLTVVTELSPPNQTLINNQVAGESTELVKAIFAKANLTANIELYPWARAYNMALKKPNIFIYSMAKTAEREKHFHWIGEVATYQMGFVKLSSRSDISITSNEQAKQYKIAVQRNDLAAQRLTERGYTVVYTSDINKSYQLLMSGKIDLIIDDKNYIAAMAEQLALDEDRFSFAHAIDFLTMKGYLAANINTDQRYIDALKAAFNEVMRTPKYNAVMLAQRP, from the coding sequence ATGAACTATTTACGACTTTATTTGCTAATTCTTTTCTTTAGTTGGCCTGCACTGAGTAAGCCGACCCTGACCGTTGTGACTGAACTGTCGCCACCCAATCAGACCTTAATCAACAATCAAGTTGCCGGTGAGAGCACCGAATTAGTAAAAGCGATTTTTGCCAAAGCTAATTTAACCGCGAATATAGAGCTCTACCCTTGGGCCCGTGCCTACAATATGGCACTGAAGAAACCGAACATTTTCATTTACAGTATGGCGAAAACTGCTGAGCGCGAAAAACACTTTCATTGGATTGGTGAAGTGGCAACCTATCAAATGGGCTTTGTGAAGTTGAGCTCTCGCAGCGATATAAGCATCACCTCAAACGAACAAGCCAAACAGTATAAAATAGCGGTTCAGCGTAATGATTTAGCGGCGCAGCGCTTAACAGAGCGAGGTTACACTGTAGTTTATACGTCAGATATCAATAAGTCGTATCAGCTGTTGATGTCGGGCAAGATAGATTTAATCATTGATGATAAGAATTATATTGCGGCCATGGCTGAGCAATTAGCACTGGATGAGGATCGCTTTAGCTTTGCTCATGCAATCGATTTTCTAACCATGAAAGGTTATCTCGCAGCAAATATTAATACCGACCAACGTTATATCGATGCCTTAAAAGCAGCGTTTAATGAGGTAATGAGAACACCTAAATACAATGCAGTGATGCTAGCACAGCGCCCTTAA
- a CDS encoding substrate-binding periplasmic protein: MCLSFAPVVLAKDSVTIYTEQFPPYNFSNKGHLEGINLEFVKAMCVDADIECQFELLPWSRAYHLTQQKPLSGLVSTARIPDREDLFKWIGPMASSRNFFYRLQSNDRINPIDLSQVKDHSLCVVRESIYEKFVESIGFEGDKNLLKVSHYYECINLFFKNKIELIIGSELSFKYQLMQYGHQGREVVKLVELPLNGTVGNFLALNKALPEELVSRLQASYEKLSKQGLLETYIEQYKAN, from the coding sequence GTGTGCCTAAGCTTTGCACCTGTAGTACTGGCAAAGGACAGTGTCACCATCTACACCGAGCAATTCCCGCCATATAATTTTTCAAACAAAGGGCACTTAGAGGGCATTAACCTCGAGTTTGTCAAAGCAATGTGTGTTGATGCAGACATTGAATGTCAATTCGAGCTCTTACCTTGGTCGCGGGCATACCACTTAACCCAGCAAAAGCCGCTTTCTGGCCTGGTCTCTACGGCACGTATTCCCGACCGTGAAGATTTATTTAAGTGGATTGGTCCAATGGCATCATCTCGTAACTTTTTTTATCGCTTACAATCAAATGATCGTATTAATCCCATCGACTTATCACAAGTGAAAGATCATAGCCTGTGTGTTGTAAGAGAGAGCATTTACGAAAAGTTTGTAGAAAGTATTGGCTTTGAAGGGGATAAAAACCTTCTTAAAGTGAGTCACTATTACGAGTGTATTAATTTATTTTTCAAAAATAAAATAGAGCTCATTATTGGCTCTGAGCTGTCGTTTAAATACCAATTAATGCAGTATGGTCACCAAGGGCGAGAAGTGGTTAAGTTAGTTGAGTTGCCTCTTAATGGCACGGTTGGTAACTTTCTAGCGTTAAATAAGGCATTACCCGAAGAGCTTGTAAGCCGATTACAGGCAAGTTATGAAAAGCTGAGTAAGCAAGGTCTGTTAGAGACTTATATTGAGCAATATAAAGCTAATTAA
- a CDS encoding iron transporter, translating into MLITSLLMSINQLLPVVILAVLLSLIVPLSQRQLSIYAVIGTLLSLVFVQGAAWLSQLFDHRGLEFIQMLLCIVIFIAALMSCQQRSIAAALALIATMTLYLSHYMIYLVSFWHSRDTAEPLLLGTCLGVGICISFGVLLFFLLESIVKRVGVQPLVVLLALNATAKLLIFIDLASQIDLLDVTSNYLDWRGFLVENSELGRVLKALVGYEATPSKTALWVYVIAALAFITLVRVLKIKKTKEPVCGS; encoded by the coding sequence ATGCTGATAACTAGTTTATTAATGAGCATTAATCAGCTTTTGCCTGTGGTGATTTTAGCTGTGCTTTTGAGCTTGATTGTGCCTTTAAGTCAGCGCCAACTGAGTATTTATGCAGTGATTGGTACGCTACTAAGCTTAGTGTTTGTGCAAGGCGCTGCTTGGCTGAGCCAGTTATTTGATCACAGAGGCTTAGAATTCATTCAAATGCTGTTGTGTATTGTCATTTTTATCGCTGCATTAATGAGCTGTCAGCAACGAAGCATAGCGGCTGCACTGGCCTTGATTGCAACTATGACGTTGTATTTAAGCCACTACATGATTTACTTAGTCAGTTTTTGGCATAGCAGGGATACTGCTGAGCCATTGCTACTGGGTACATGTTTAGGTGTAGGGATTTGTATTAGCTTTGGCGTGTTACTGTTCTTTTTGCTTGAGAGTATTGTTAAACGCGTTGGCGTGCAGCCATTGGTTGTATTGCTTGCCTTAAATGCAACAGCAAAGCTATTGATATTTATTGATTTAGCAAGTCAGATAGATTTACTCGATGTGACCTCGAATTATTTAGATTGGCGCGGGTTTTTAGTTGAAAACTCAGAGCTTGGGCGTGTATTAAAAGCCTTAGTGGGCTACGAAGCCACGCCGAGTAAAACCGCACTTTGGGTGTATGTCATTGCTGCATTGGCATTTATCACCTTAGTTCGCGTTTTAAAAATTAAAAAGACCAAGGAGCCAGTATGCGGTTCTTAA
- a CDS encoding cupredoxin domain-containing protein, producing the protein MLLLCMSSWLAYAKEYKLILKDHLFYPAEIKVPANKKLRLLIENQDDTPEEFDSFDLNREKVLYPGRTSVIYIGPLSPGRYDFFGEFSPNTARGTVVATEAKDADN; encoded by the coding sequence ATGCTGTTACTCTGCATGTCGTCTTGGCTTGCCTATGCCAAAGAGTACAAGCTGATCTTAAAAGATCACTTGTTTTATCCTGCTGAAATTAAAGTGCCTGCCAATAAAAAGCTGCGGCTTTTGATCGAAAACCAAGATGACACTCCAGAAGAGTTCGATAGTTTTGACTTAAACCGCGAAAAAGTGCTTTATCCGGGGCGCACGAGCGTCATTTATATCGGGCCGCTCAGCCCCGGTCGGTATGACTTTTTTGGTGAATTTTCACCTAATACAGCGCGAGGCACAGTCGTGGCTACGGAGGCAAAAGATGCTGATAACTAG
- a CDS encoding tetratricopeptide repeat protein, with translation MTKLNFKALMMLGVIMAAPAKADFNSDLSSVQKQWAVVNYELVDDAQLDAFEKLASETAEFTKANDQQAASHIWYGIVLSSYAGAKGGLGALGLAKDAKAQFEKALSLDPKALEGSAYTSLATLYGKVPGWPIGFGDDDEAKKLFKQALELNPRGIDSNYLYASFLYDERKYKSAREFLLVAQQASARPDRPKADLYRQQEITKLLAKVEKKIKR, from the coding sequence ATGACTAAACTAAATTTTAAAGCCCTAATGATGTTAGGTGTTATCATGGCTGCGCCTGCAAAAGCCGACTTTAATAGCGATTTAAGTTCGGTGCAAAAGCAGTGGGCAGTGGTAAATTACGAATTAGTTGACGATGCGCAGCTAGATGCCTTTGAAAAGTTAGCGAGCGAAACCGCTGAGTTTACCAAAGCCAACGACCAGCAAGCAGCCAGCCATATTTGGTACGGTATCGTGTTATCGAGCTATGCAGGTGCAAAAGGGGGCTTAGGCGCGTTAGGCCTTGCAAAAGATGCTAAAGCGCAATTTGAAAAAGCGCTAAGCTTAGATCCAAAAGCACTCGAAGGCTCTGCATATACCAGCCTTGCAACCTTATACGGTAAAGTACCGGGTTGGCCAATTGGTTTTGGTGATGATGATGAAGCGAAAAAACTGTTTAAGCAAGCGCTTGAACTAAACCCGCGTGGCATCGATAGCAACTATTTATATGCGTCATTCTTGTATGATGAGCGCAAATATAAATCAGCTAGAGAGTTTTTATTGGTTGCACAGCAAGCGTCAGCGCGCCCTGATAGACCAAAAGCAGATCTTTACCGCCAACAAGAAATTACTAAACTATTGGCTAAGGTAGAGAAAAAAATAAAGAGATAA
- a CDS encoding NupC/NupG family nucleoside CNT transporter has product MTTFMSLVGIVVLLGIAFAASTNRKAINLRTVGIAFLLQVLIGGFVLFFEVGKNVLASMSRGVSSVIGYANDGISFLFGSLASQDTLGFIFAIQVLPVIVFFSALVAVLYHIGVMDWIIKILGGGLQKLLKTSRPESLSATANIFVGQTEAPLIVKPFIASMTKSELFAVMVGGLATVAGSVMAGYVTIGVELKYLIAASFMAAPGGFLMAKMIVPETETPKEDLADLDVQEEKPVNVIDAAASGAANGMHLALNVGAMLLAFVALIALLNGLLGGIGGWFDHPTLTLQEILGYVFAPVAWLLGVPWNEAVIAGSFIGQKVVVNEFVAYLDFINYRDTLSAHTQAIVTFALCGFANLSSIAILLGGLGGMAPSRRKDIARLGLRAVLAGSMANLMSAAIAGFFLSLA; this is encoded by the coding sequence ATGACAACATTTATGAGCTTAGTCGGCATTGTTGTGCTACTAGGCATTGCTTTTGCGGCTTCTACGAACCGTAAAGCAATTAATTTAAGAACTGTAGGCATCGCTTTTTTACTTCAAGTGTTAATTGGTGGCTTTGTCTTGTTCTTCGAAGTGGGCAAAAACGTACTGGCAAGTATGTCGCGAGGCGTGTCATCAGTTATTGGTTATGCCAATGACGGGATTAGCTTCTTATTTGGCTCACTGGCATCGCAAGATACTTTAGGGTTTATTTTTGCGATACAAGTATTGCCCGTTATCGTGTTCTTCTCAGCATTGGTTGCTGTGTTGTATCACATCGGGGTGATGGATTGGATAATTAAGATTCTAGGCGGTGGCTTACAAAAGCTATTGAAAACCTCGCGCCCTGAATCGCTTTCTGCAACCGCCAATATTTTCGTTGGCCAAACAGAAGCACCATTGATTGTTAAACCATTTATCGCCAGCATGACTAAGTCAGAGCTATTTGCGGTAATGGTAGGTGGCCTAGCTACCGTAGCAGGTTCTGTTATGGCAGGTTACGTAACAATTGGTGTAGAGCTTAAATATTTAATTGCAGCCAGCTTTATGGCAGCACCTGGTGGTTTCTTAATGGCAAAAATGATTGTGCCAGAGACCGAAACACCAAAAGAAGATTTAGCTGATTTAGACGTACAAGAAGAAAAACCGGTTAACGTAATTGATGCAGCAGCATCAGGTGCCGCAAACGGTATGCACTTAGCACTCAACGTAGGCGCGATGTTACTTGCTTTCGTAGCACTTATTGCACTTCTAAATGGTTTATTAGGCGGTATTGGTGGTTGGTTTGATCATCCAACATTAACGCTACAAGAAATTTTAGGTTACGTGTTCGCTCCAGTTGCCTGGTTATTAGGTGTACCGTGGAACGAAGCAGTAATCGCAGGCAGTTTTATAGGTCAGAAGGTGGTAGTTAACGAATTTGTTGCTTACCTCGACTTTATTAATTATCGCGATACGTTAAGTGCGCACACACAAGCGATTGTCACATTCGCGTTATGTGGGTTTGCTAACTTATCATCGATAGCAATTTTACTAGGTGGATTAGGCGGTATGGCGCCTAGTCGGCGAAAGGATATCGCACGCTTAGGGCTCAGAGCAGTGTTAGCAGGATCTATGGCTAACCTCATGAGTGCAGCAATTGCAGGTTTTTTCCTCTCGCTAGCTTAG
- the deoD gene encoding purine-nucleoside phosphorylase: MSTPHISANVGEFAETVLMPGDPLRAQYIAENFLDDAKQVTGVRNMYGFTGTYKGKPVSIMGSGMGIPSMSIYARELIVSYGVKNLIRIGTCGGIGSDIKIRDVIFAQGASTDSNVNRARVRGYDFAAIADFGLLLNGVNAAKELGIEAKVGNVFTTDTFYQADNTFYQELDKLGVLAVDMETAGMYGVAAEYGAKAMALFTVSDHVITGEATPSEERQSTFNEMVKIALESI; the protein is encoded by the coding sequence ATGAGTACTCCTCATATCAGCGCCAATGTAGGCGAATTTGCAGAAACGGTATTAATGCCAGGTGATCCGCTTCGCGCTCAATACATTGCTGAAAACTTTTTAGATGACGCAAAACAAGTAACAGGCGTTCGTAATATGTATGGTTTTACCGGTACCTACAAAGGTAAACCAGTGAGTATTATGGGCTCTGGGATGGGTATTCCATCAATGTCAATTTATGCCCGTGAATTGATCGTTAGTTACGGCGTTAAAAATCTAATCCGTATTGGTACCTGTGGCGGTATTGGTAGCGATATCAAAATCCGTGACGTTATCTTTGCACAAGGTGCAAGCACAGATTCAAACGTAAACCGTGCGCGCGTTCGTGGTTACGACTTTGCCGCAATTGCTGATTTTGGTTTATTACTAAACGGCGTAAACGCAGCAAAAGAATTAGGCATTGAAGCGAAGGTAGGTAATGTATTTACAACAGATACATTCTACCAAGCAGATAACACATTCTATCAAGAATTAGACAAGCTAGGCGTACTTGCTGTTGATATGGAAACAGCTGGCATGTACGGCGTAGCCGCTGAATACGGCGCTAAAGCGATGGCACTATTTACAGTTAGTGACCACGTAATCACTGGTGAAGCGACACCAAGTGAAGAGCGTCAAAGCACCTTTAACGAAATGGTTAAAATTGCTTTAGAATCAATTTAA
- a CDS encoding response regulator transcription factor, producing MHLLLVEDDHLVAEGLCRSLRQQGYSVEHSSTVQSAMQWLQSDEIELVVLDLGLPDGDGIDILKHIKKHRKNLPVVILTARGSIDDKVMGLDLGADDYLAKPFDPAELFARLRVASRRVTQAQTSTLKVGDVEMDTAAFTVSFQGEQVNLPRKEFMLLKALLENQGRVQSKQQLENKLYEWGEEVGSNTIEVHIHHLRKKFPKEFIKTLRGIGYVVGKR from the coding sequence ATGCATTTATTGCTCGTTGAAGACGACCACTTAGTAGCAGAGGGCCTGTGTCGTTCTTTACGTCAACAAGGATACAGTGTTGAACATAGTTCTACCGTTCAATCAGCAATGCAATGGCTGCAAAGTGACGAAATTGAGCTGGTAGTCCTTGATTTAGGGCTACCAGACGGTGACGGCATCGACATTCTAAAACACATCAAAAAGCATCGTAAAAATCTGCCCGTGGTGATTCTAACCGCTCGGGGCAGTATTGATGATAAAGTCATGGGGCTAGATTTAGGTGCTGATGATTACCTAGCAAAGCCCTTTGATCCCGCAGAATTATTTGCCCGTCTTCGGGTTGCTAGCAGGCGTGTGACCCAAGCTCAAACCAGCACTTTAAAAGTCGGTGATGTTGAAATGGACACCGCCGCTTTTACCGTGAGTTTTCAGGGTGAGCAAGTAAACTTGCCACGTAAAGAGTTTATGCTCCTTAAAGCCTTGCTAGAAAACCAAGGTCGCGTGCAATCAAAACAGCAGTTAGAAAATAAACTGTATGAATGGGGCGAGGAGGTGGGATCAAATACCATCGAAGTGCACATTCATCACTTGCGTAAAAAATTCCCGAAAGAGTTTATTAAAACCTTACGCGGTATTGGTTATGTGGTGGGTAAACGCTAG
- a CDS encoding SDR family oxidoreductase, with the protein MSSPVCVLTGATGGIGRAIALRLAKEGWRLLLVGRNIKQLAALQLECGNDAEYFQADLSNNESRDDLAKFAQQIGGARLLVNNAGVNVMQGFTEISEQQIDHLLNINLHVPIKLCQLFLPQITRNKGTIVNIGSSFGSIGYPYQTLYCASKFGLRGMTEALARELSHSDVKVLYLAPRATDTAINSPQVRAMNKELGNTMDPPEKVADALIDLIKSKKRRRFIGFPETLFARINGAFPSLVDNAIAKQLPKIKSFFAN; encoded by the coding sequence ATGAGTAGCCCAGTTTGTGTGCTAACCGGTGCAACAGGGGGCATTGGCCGTGCTATTGCCCTTCGCCTTGCAAAAGAAGGTTGGCGTTTATTACTCGTTGGTAGAAATATTAAGCAACTTGCTGCACTGCAATTGGAATGTGGCAATGATGCTGAGTATTTTCAGGCCGACCTAAGTAACAATGAATCTCGTGATGATCTTGCTAAGTTTGCTCAGCAAATTGGTGGTGCAAGGCTACTTGTTAATAACGCGGGTGTTAATGTGATGCAGGGTTTTACTGAAATCAGCGAGCAGCAAATTGATCACCTGTTAAATATTAACCTGCATGTGCCCATTAAATTGTGTCAGTTATTTTTACCACAAATCACCCGTAATAAAGGCACGATTGTAAACATAGGTTCATCGTTTGGCAGCATTGGCTATCCGTATCAAACCTTGTATTGCGCTAGCAAGTTTGGCCTAAGAGGAATGACCGAAGCTCTTGCCAGAGAGCTCAGCCACAGCGATGTAAAAGTATTGTATTTAGCGCCTCGTGCGACTGACACCGCAATTAACTCGCCACAAGTACGCGCGATGAACAAAGAGCTGGGTAACACCATGGATCCGCCAGAAAAAGTGGCTGATGCATTAATAGATTTAATTAAATCAAAAAAACGTCGTCGTTTTATTGGTTTTCCAGAAACATTATTTGCCCGTATTAACGGCGCATTTCCATCACTCGTTGATAACGCAATAGCAAAACAACTTCCTAAAATTAAAAGTTTTTTTGCCAACTAA
- a CDS encoding cold-shock protein yields the protein MSNIVSGTVKWFNESKGFGFIEQENGPDVFAHFSAIKSEGFKTLAEGQRVEFTLSQGQKGPQADNITPL from the coding sequence ATGTCTAACATCGTATCAGGTACAGTTAAGTGGTTTAACGAATCTAAAGGTTTTGGTTTCATCGAGCAAGAAAATGGTCCAGACGTTTTCGCTCACTTCAGCGCTATCAAAAGCGAAGGTTTCAAAACTTTAGCTGAAGGCCAACGTGTAGAGTTCACTCTTTCACAAGGTCAAAAAGGTCCTCAAGCGGATAACATCACTCCGTTATAA